Below is a window of Longimicrobium terrae DNA.
AAGTCGTGAATGAACGCGGCGTGAATCACGCCTTCGCTGGCCCGCGCGCCCGCGGCCAGGCTTTCCAGATCCGCCAGTTCGCCCCGGTGCGCGCCTGCGCCCCACCGGGCGAGGGTTTCGGCCGCGGCGTCGCTGCGCGCCAGCCCCGTCACCTCGTGCCCCGCCTCCCGCAGTTCCCGCACGATGGCTTCGCCAATGAAGCCCGTTGCTCCCGTCACGAATACACGCATTCGATTTTCATCCTCCCAAGGTGGACTCCCATGACCGCCGGGTGCATTATCGTGGGATGATGAAACGCCAAAAAGCCGAGAGGTCATACCGGTATGCCCGCTAACACCCTGCCCGATTCCGCGTCGCTGGGCGGCTTTCTGCGCGATCGCAGGGCGCGGGTGCAGCCCGGGCCGGGCGCGGGGACGCGGCGGCGCACGCCCGGCCTGCGGCGCGAAGAGGTCGCGGCGCGGGCTGGGGTCAGCGTCACCTGGTATACGTGGCTGGAGCAGGGGCGCGGCGGCCCGCCCTCGTCCGAGGTGCTGGAGCGTCTGGCGGGCGCGCTGGAGTTGGACGATGTGGGCCGCGAGGTGCTGTTTCTTCTGGCCCAGCACCGCCCTCCGCCGCTCACGCAGACTGCCGCCCCGGCGGTTACCCCGGCGCTGCAGCGCGTGCTGGACGCGTTGCCCACGAGCCCCGCCTACGTAAAGACGCCCGCGTGGGACATCGTGGCCTGGAACGCCGCCGCCGTCGCGGTGCTGGCCGATTACGCCCTGCTGCGCCCCGCCGAGCGCAACGTGCTCCGCAGGCTGTTCGGCACGCCCGGCGCCCGCGACCGGCTTCCCGACTGGGAGGAGGATGCGCGTTTCGCCCTGGCCGCCTTTCGCGTGGATGCGGCGCGCGCCGGCGGCTCGCCCGAGGCCGCCGCGCTCGCCGCCGAACTGCGCGAAACCAGCGCCGACTTCCGACGTCTCTGGGCGGAAAACGAGATGCGCACCCACGGCGTGGGCCTGAAGCGCCTCCACCACCCCGCCGCCGGGCTGCTGACGCTGGAGTACTCGGCGTTTGCGGTGGATGGCGGCGAAGGGCTGAGCATGGTCGTCTTCACGCCGGCCTCCCCCGCCGACGAGCAGGCCATCGCCCGGCTTCTCGCCGATCAGCCCCGCGCCGCCTGACGCACGCGGCGCTCGACACCATCGCACTCCGCGGCCGAACCTCCCGTGTCGCGCACGCGACCGCCCCCGCGCCGCGCGGCTCGTTCTCCCCGCGGGCAGAATCGGCGAGGTCGCGGACGGCGGCCGCACGCGCCCAACCGTCCATCGCAGGCTGATCTGGGGTGTGCTCCCTCTCCCACATCCGTTCGTGGGAGAGGGTCGTCGTGCGCAGCACGCGGGGTGAGGGCCCCAGCCCGCCGCCGCGCACACGTCCATCTCCCGGG
It encodes the following:
- a CDS encoding helix-turn-helix transcriptional regulator, translating into MPANTLPDSASLGGFLRDRRARVQPGPGAGTRRRTPGLRREEVAARAGVSVTWYTWLEQGRGGPPSSEVLERLAGALELDDVGREVLFLLAQHRPPPLTQTAAPAVTPALQRVLDALPTSPAYVKTPAWDIVAWNAAAVAVLADYALLRPAERNVLRRLFGTPGARDRLPDWEEDARFALAAFRVDAARAGGSPEAAALAAELRETSADFRRLWAENEMRTHGVGLKRLHHPAAGLLTLEYSAFAVDGGEGLSMVVFTPASPADEQAIARLLADQPRAA